Proteins encoded by one window of Oreochromis niloticus isolate F11D_XX unplaced genomic scaffold, O_niloticus_UMD_NMBU tig00002581_pilon, whole genome shotgun sequence:
- the LOC109200018 gene encoding uncharacterized protein LOC109200018 codes for MLEDEAFCFFLALFHKIMPHVDMLYNHLQKRNIDSVTIAGITQTFISRMQAIREALPNLVVDEEYRGPVQDPPTKRRRTLGEDRQHHLALEVCDTIMSHAKERFSFTKHLVSATLLQGDLFQQHSKNFPDAALQTTVEAYPSLDKARLKTELSLIYDNEEFQSCSGALALYQVLMENNLQDTFTETVSLLNILITTPMTTSESERCFSTLKRIKTFLRNNMAQDRLNALAMLSIEKKLTQELPDFNTRVIEKFATQKDRRAKFLYK; via the exons ATGCTGGAAGACGaagctttctgttttttcctggCCTTGTTTCACAAGATAATGCCACATGTAGACATGCTGTATAACCACCTACAGAAGAGAAACATCGATTCTGTCACCATCGCAGGGATCACCCAGACATTCATCAGCCGCATGCAGGCTATCAG GGAGGCACTTCCTAATCTGGTTGTGGATGAGGAGTACAGGGGACCTGTTCAAGACCCACCCACAAAGAGACGGAGAACATTGGGGGAAGACAGGCAACACCATTTGGCACTGGAG GTGTGCGACACCATTATGAGCCATGCCAAGGAGAGGTTTTCTTTCACCAAGCACCTTGTCAGCGCCACTCTGTTGCAAGGAGACTTGTTCCAACAACACAGCAAAAATTTTCCAGATGCAGCACTACAAACCACAGTGGAAGCCTATCCCTCATTGGACAAAGCCAGACTTAAAACAGAACTGTCCCTGATCTACGACAACGAGGAGTTTCAGAGTTGTAGTGGTGCGCTGGCGCTCTATCAGGTTCTGATGGAAAACAACCTTCAAGACACATTCACCGAAACTGTAAGTCTTCTTAACATCCTCATCACCACACCAATGACAACATCAGAATCGGAGAGGTGTTTCTCTACTTTAAAGAGGATAAAAACTTTCCTGAGAAACAATATGGCTCAGGATCGGCTCAACGCTCTGGCTATGCTGTCCATAGAGAAAAAACTCACACAAGAACTTCCTGATTTCAACACCAGGGTCATCGAGAAATTTGCCACTCAGAAAGACAGACGAGCAAAGTTCTTGTACAAATAA
- the LOC109200020 gene encoding uncharacterized protein LOC109200020 isoform X1, protein MAGLICTLLSACLLGCTSQVSLSDQKHITAESGQDVTLTCQAANNNIQTVEWSRADLGDEYVFLYRDEVFVPENQHPSFMNRVDLQDKQMKDGDVSVILKDVTPADSGTYECRVTIKTNRRKRANLDNDPICIITVSVVVPPGQTGGHTEDDCTVLIICLFVLVVFAVTAVAVAGFVIYRKHKNAKEKELLIPSQYLKPLNRAATNYYFDSRLVTDYFCN, encoded by the exons ATGGCTGGACTCATCTGTACTCTGCTTTCTGCGTGCCTGCTGGGTTGTACCTCTCAGG TTTCTCTTTCAGATCAGAaacacatcacagctgagtctggacaagacgtcactctgacatgtcaaGCTGCAAACAACAACATCCAGACTGtggagtggagcagagctgacctgggagatgAATATGTTTTTTTGTATCGAGATGAGGTGTTTGTTCCAGaaaaccagcatccatcttttatgaaccgggtggatctacaggacaaacagatgaaggatggagacgtgtctgtgattctgaaggatgtgacacCTGCTGATAGTGGAACATATGAGTGCCGTGTTACGATAAAAACAAATCGCAGGAAGAGAGCAAATCTGGATAATGACCCCATCTGCATCATCACCGTGAGTGttgttgttcctccag gtcagacaggaggacacacagaggatgaCTGCACTGTACTGAtcatctgtctgtttgttttggttgtCTTCGCTGTcactgctgttgctgttgctggATTTGTGATCTACAGAAagcataaaaatgcaaaagaaaaagaacttcTGATCCCGTCCCAATATCTCAAACCTCTtaatagggctgccacaaactattattttgatagtcgactagtcaccgattatttttgcaattag
- the LOC109200020 gene encoding nectin-4 isoform X2 produces MAGLICTLLSACLLGCTSQVSLSDQKHITAESGQDVTLTCQAANNNIQTVEWSRADLGDEYVFLYRDEVFVPENQHPSFMNRVDLQDKQMKDGDVSVILKDVTPADSGTYECRVTIKTNRRKRANLDNDPICIITVRQEDTQRMTALY; encoded by the exons ATGGCTGGACTCATCTGTACTCTGCTTTCTGCGTGCCTGCTGGGTTGTACCTCTCAGG TTTCTCTTTCAGATCAGAaacacatcacagctgagtctggacaagacgtcactctgacatgtcaaGCTGCAAACAACAACATCCAGACTGtggagtggagcagagctgacctgggagatgAATATGTTTTTTTGTATCGAGATGAGGTGTTTGTTCCAGaaaaccagcatccatcttttatgaaccgggtggatctacaggacaaacagatgaaggatggagacgtgtctgtgattctgaaggatgtgacacCTGCTGATAGTGGAACATATGAGTGCCGTGTTACGATAAAAACAAATCGCAGGAAGAGAGCAAATCTGGATAATGACCCCATCTGCATCATCACC gtcagacaggaggacacacagaggatgaCTGCACTGTACTGA